The Pseudomonas orientalis genome contains a region encoding:
- the rpsI gene encoding 30S ribosomal protein S9 codes for MSATQNYGTGRRKTATARVFLRPGTGNISINNRSLDNFFGRETARMVVRQPLELTETVEKFDIYVTVIGGGVSGQAGAIRHGITRALMQYDETLRGALRKAGFVTRDAREVERKKVGLRKARKRPQYSKR; via the coding sequence ATGTCGGCGACTCAAAATTACGGCACTGGCCGTCGCAAAACCGCAACCGCACGCGTTTTCCTGCGTCCGGGCACTGGTAACATCTCGATCAACAACCGCTCCCTGGACAACTTCTTCGGCCGCGAAACTGCCCGCATGGTAGTTCGTCAGCCGCTGGAATTGACCGAGACCGTTGAAAAGTTCGACATCTACGTCACCGTTATCGGTGGCGGTGTAAGTGGTCAAGCTGGCGCAATCCGCCACGGTATCACTCGCGCTCTGATGCAGTACGACGAAACCCTGCGTGGCGCTCTGCGCAAAGCTGGCTTCGTAACTCGCGATGCTCGTGAAGTTGAACGTAAGAAAGTCGGTCTGCGTAAAGCGCGTAAGCGTCCGCAGTACTCGAAGCGTTAA
- the petA gene encoding ubiquinol-cytochrome c reductase iron-sulfur subunit, with translation MSNDGVNAGRRRFLVAATSVVGAAGAVGAAVPFVGSWFPSAKAKAAGAPVKVNVSKIEPGQQMIAEWRGQPVFIVRRTEEILGNLKKIEGQLSDPQSEKSDQPAYAKNEARSIKPEILLLVGLCTHLGCSPTFRPEVAPADLGKDWVGGYFCPCHGSHYDLAGRVYKSQPAPLNLPVPPHTYETDDLIVIGLDKENA, from the coding sequence ATGAGCAATGACGGCGTGAATGCAGGCCGGCGTCGCTTCCTCGTAGCAGCCACATCCGTGGTGGGTGCTGCAGGAGCGGTGGGGGCTGCGGTCCCGTTCGTGGGGTCATGGTTTCCCAGTGCCAAGGCGAAAGCCGCAGGTGCACCGGTGAAGGTGAATGTCAGCAAGATCGAGCCAGGGCAGCAGATGATTGCTGAATGGCGCGGCCAGCCGGTCTTCATTGTTCGTCGTACCGAGGAAATCCTGGGGAATCTCAAGAAGATTGAAGGCCAGTTGTCTGACCCCCAATCCGAGAAATCCGACCAGCCCGCCTACGCCAAGAACGAAGCACGTTCGATCAAGCCGGAGATCCTGCTGCTGGTGGGTTTGTGTACCCACCTGGGTTGCTCGCCTACGTTTCGCCCGGAAGTCGCACCCGCTGACTTGGGCAAGGACTGGGTTGGCGGTTACTTCTGCCCCTGCCACGGTTCCCATTACGACCTCGCCGGCCGTGTCTACAAGTCCCAGCCTGCACCCTTGAACCTGCCGGTTCCTCCGCACACCTACGAAACTGACGACCTTATTGTCATTGGCCTCGATAAGGAGAACGCGTGA
- a CDS encoding cytochrome b, which translates to MSKFMDWVDARFPATKMWEDHLSKYYAPKNFNFFYFFGSLALLVLVNQIVTGVWLTMSYTPSAEEAFASVEYIMRDVEYGSILRLLHSTGASAFFIVVYLHMFRGLLYGSYQKPRELVWVFGMLIYLALMAEAFMGYLLPWGQMSYWGAQVIISLFGAIPVIGNDLTQWIRGDYLISGITLNRFFALHVVALPIVILGLVVLHILALHEVGSNNPDGVDIKKHKDENGIPLDGIPFHPYYTVKDIVGVVVFLFVFCSIVFFFPEMGGYFLEKPNFEQANAFKTPEHIAPVWYFTPFYAILRAIPDKLMGVIAMGAAIAVLFVLPWLDRSPVKSMRYKGWLSKIWLWVFCISFVILGVLGVLAPTPERTLLSQVCTFLYFAYFILMPFYTRLEKTKPVPERVTG; encoded by the coding sequence ATGAGCAAGTTCATGGATTGGGTGGACGCGCGCTTCCCCGCCACCAAAATGTGGGAAGACCATCTCAGCAAATATTACGCGCCAAAAAACTTCAACTTCTTCTACTTCTTCGGCTCCCTGGCACTGCTGGTGCTGGTCAACCAGATCGTCACCGGTGTCTGGCTGACGATGAGCTATACGCCTTCGGCGGAAGAGGCGTTTGCCTCTGTCGAGTACATCATGCGTGACGTCGAGTACGGCTCGATCCTGCGCCTGCTGCACTCTACCGGCGCATCGGCGTTCTTTATCGTCGTCTACCTGCACATGTTCCGTGGCCTGCTCTACGGTTCGTACCAGAAACCCCGCGAGCTGGTGTGGGTGTTCGGCATGCTGATCTACCTGGCGCTGATGGCCGAAGCCTTCATGGGCTACCTGTTGCCATGGGGCCAGATGTCGTACTGGGGCGCCCAGGTGATCATCTCGCTGTTCGGTGCCATCCCGGTGATTGGCAACGACCTGACCCAGTGGATTCGCGGCGACTACCTGATCTCGGGCATCACCCTGAACCGCTTCTTCGCCTTGCACGTGGTGGCCTTGCCGATCGTGATCCTGGGCCTGGTGGTATTGCACATCCTGGCGCTGCATGAAGTCGGCTCCAACAACCCGGATGGCGTGGATATCAAGAAGCACAAGGACGAGAACGGCATCCCGCTGGACGGCATTCCATTCCACCCGTACTACACCGTAAAAGACATTGTCGGCGTGGTCGTGTTCCTGTTCGTATTCTGTTCGATCGTGTTCTTTTTCCCGGAGATGGGCGGGTATTTCCTGGAGAAGCCCAACTTCGAACAGGCCAACGCATTCAAGACTCCTGAGCATATTGCCCCGGTCTGGTACTTCACGCCGTTCTACGCCATCTTGCGTGCGATTCCCGACAAACTCATGGGCGTCATCGCCATGGGCGCGGCGATTGCGGTGCTGTTCGTGCTGCCGTGGCTCGACCGCAGCCCGGTCAAGTCGATGCGCTACAAAGGTTGGCTGAGCAAGATCTGGCTGTGGGTGTTCTGCATTTCGTTCGTGATCCTGGGTGTGCTGGGCGTACTGGCGCCGACCCCTGAGCGCACGTTGCTGTCGCAGGTCTGCACCTTCCTGTACTTCGCCTACTTCATTCTGATGCCGTTCTACACCCGGCTCGAGAAGACCAAACCGGTTCCGGAAAGGGTGACTGGCTGA
- a CDS encoding cytochrome c1, translating into MKKLFVALVLAALPLLSLAAEHGAQLEKVDIDVSDKAALQDGARTFANYCMGCHSAKFQRYERVADDLGIPHELMLEKLVFTGAKIGDHMNIGMKPADAKAWFGAAPPDLTLVARVRGTDWLYGYLKSFYEDPARPWGVNNKVFPNVGMPNVLVGLQGRQVVGCKQVQVVEDGKKQYDPLTGTPLTHEACDQLTIVPKTGTLNEEQFDEKVKNLVTFLAYSANPVKLQHQRIGTYVLLYLAFFFVFAYLLKREYWKDVH; encoded by the coding sequence ATGAAAAAATTATTCGTTGCATTAGTGCTTGCGGCACTGCCGCTCCTGTCTCTGGCCGCCGAGCATGGCGCGCAGCTGGAAAAGGTCGACATCGACGTCTCCGATAAGGCCGCTCTGCAGGACGGTGCGCGCACGTTCGCCAACTACTGCATGGGCTGCCACAGCGCCAAGTTTCAGCGCTACGAACGGGTGGCCGACGACCTGGGCATCCCCCATGAGCTGATGCTGGAAAAGCTGGTGTTCACGGGGGCCAAGATCGGCGACCACATGAACATCGGCATGAAGCCAGCGGACGCCAAGGCCTGGTTCGGTGCGGCACCGCCGGACCTGACCCTGGTGGCGCGGGTGCGAGGCACCGACTGGCTCTACGGCTACCTCAAATCCTTCTACGAAGACCCGGCCCGCCCGTGGGGCGTGAACAACAAAGTGTTCCCGAACGTCGGCATGCCTAACGTTCTGGTCGGCCTGCAGGGTCGCCAGGTGGTAGGATGCAAGCAGGTTCAGGTCGTTGAAGACGGCAAGAAGCAATATGATCCGTTGACCGGCACGCCGCTGACCCATGAAGCGTGTGATCAACTGACCATCGTGCCCAAGACCGGTACGCTGAACGAAGAGCAGTTCGACGAGAAGGTCAAGAACCTGGTGACCTTCCTGGCCTACTCGGCCAACCCGGTCAAACTGCAGCACCAGCGCATCGGTACGTACGTCTTGCTGTACCTGGCTTTCTTCTTCGTATTCGCCTATCTGCTCAAACGCGAGTACTGGAAGGATGTGCATTGA
- a CDS encoding glutathione S-transferase N-terminal domain-containing protein yields MGVTNRLACYSDPADHYSHRVRIVLAEKGVSAEIISVEAGRQPPKLIEVNPYGSLPTLVDRDLALWESTVVMEYLDERYPHPPLLPVYPVARANSRLLIHRIQRDWCGLVDVILDTRSKEAARVQARKELRESLTGVSPLFADKPFFLSEEQSLVDCCLLPILWRLPILGIELPRPAKPLLDYMERQFAREAFQASLSGVERDMR; encoded by the coding sequence ATGGGCGTGACCAACCGGTTGGCCTGTTACTCCGACCCCGCCGACCACTATTCCCACCGAGTACGCATCGTGCTCGCAGAGAAGGGTGTCAGCGCCGAGATCATCAGTGTGGAAGCGGGCCGTCAGCCGCCGAAGCTGATCGAAGTGAACCCTTACGGCAGCTTGCCCACCCTGGTTGATCGTGACCTGGCGTTGTGGGAGTCAACCGTGGTGATGGAATACCTGGATGAGCGTTACCCGCATCCGCCTTTGCTGCCGGTGTACCCGGTGGCACGTGCCAACAGCCGCCTGCTGATCCATCGGATCCAGCGTGACTGGTGCGGGCTGGTGGATGTGATTCTCGATACCCGCAGTAAAGAGGCCGCGCGCGTACAGGCACGTAAGGAATTGCGCGAAAGCCTGACCGGCGTTTCGCCGTTGTTCGCCGATAAACCTTTTTTCCTCAGTGAGGAACAAAGTTTGGTCGATTGCTGCCTATTACCCATACTCTGGCGCTTGCCGATTCTGGGCATTGAACTGCCACGGCCGGCCAAGCCGTTGCTTGATTACATGGAGCGCCAATTTGCGCGTGAGGCTTTCCAGGCGAGTCTGTCTGGCGTCGAACGCGATATGCGCTAA
- a CDS encoding ClpXP protease specificity-enhancing factor, with amino-acid sequence MNSSRPYLVRALYEWIVDNDCTPHMLVNSEFPAVQVPQGFASDGQIVLNVSPSAVRHLHMDNEAVSFEGRFGGVPHTLFVPIGAILGIYARENGQGMVFDLESPFEDDETIEGQDGDDVPPPDNEPPRPTGRPSLKVVK; translated from the coding sequence ATGAACTCCAGTCGACCTTATTTGGTCCGCGCGCTCTATGAGTGGATTGTGGACAATGATTGCACCCCGCACATGCTGGTCAACTCCGAATTTCCTGCGGTGCAGGTTCCGCAGGGTTTTGCCAGTGACGGACAGATTGTATTGAACGTATCGCCCAGTGCCGTGCGCCACCTGCACATGGACAACGAGGCGGTCAGTTTCGAAGGGCGTTTTGGCGGCGTGCCGCATACGCTGTTCGTGCCGATCGGCGCCATCCTTGGGATTTATGCCCGTGAAAACGGCCAAGGCATGGTGTTTGATCTGGAGTCGCCTTTCGAGGACGACGAAACGATCGAAGGGCAAGACGGCGATGATGTACCGCCACCGGATAACGAGCCACCGCGCCCCACTGGCCGGCCGAGCTTGAAAGTGGTGAAGTAA
- a CDS encoding FadR/GntR family transcriptional regulator, with product MENANAVPRLPRKRRSLAQELVTVLSEQIRDGQLKRGDKLPTESAIMEAHGVSRTVVREAISRLQAAGQVETRHGIGTFVLDTPSPSGFRIDPATVVTLRDVLAILELRISLEVESAGLAALRRSDEQLAAMRAALDALNESAAHAGDAVASDFAFHLEIALSTGNRYFTDIMTHLGTSIIPRTRLNSARLAHDDQQHYMGRLSREHEEIYEAIARQDSDAARAAMRLHLTNSRERLRHAHEEAEAQRG from the coding sequence ATGGAAAACGCCAACGCCGTCCCACGTCTTCCCCGCAAGCGTCGCAGCCTTGCCCAGGAATTGGTCACGGTGTTGTCCGAGCAGATCCGCGACGGCCAGCTCAAGCGTGGCGACAAGCTGCCCACCGAGTCGGCGATCATGGAGGCCCATGGCGTCAGCCGTACCGTAGTGCGCGAAGCAATTTCGCGCTTGCAGGCGGCGGGGCAAGTAGAGACGCGGCACGGTATCGGTACGTTCGTATTGGACACGCCAAGCCCGAGCGGTTTTCGCATCGACCCGGCCACCGTGGTAACGCTGCGCGATGTGTTGGCGATTCTCGAACTGCGCATCAGCCTGGAAGTGGAGTCCGCAGGCCTGGCTGCCTTGCGCCGCAGCGACGAGCAACTGGCGGCGATGCGTGCCGCCCTCGATGCGTTGAATGAAAGCGCGGCCCATGCAGGTGATGCGGTGGCGTCAGACTTCGCGTTCCACCTGGAAATTGCGCTGTCCACCGGCAACCGCTACTTCACTGACATCATGACCCATCTGGGCACCAGCATCATTCCGCGTACCCGCCTGAATTCGGCGCGCCTGGCCCATGATGACCAGCAGCACTACATGGGGCGCCTGAGTCGTGAGCATGAAGAGATTTACGAGGCGATCGCGCGTCAGGATTCGGACGCGGCGCGGGCGGCCATGCGGTTGCATTTGACCAATAGTCGGGAGAGGCTGCGCCATGCCCATGAAGAGGCGGAGGCGCAGCGGGGGTAA
- a CDS encoding phospholipase, translating to MSGLEYAAPAQKPPTLRFEGAEHGAIGDDTLLRFAKDAAAMPAREVQLHLPNGLALTYGQVIALGGDFYGIPGQPISDGASPADRAQRFIAAFNSLAVLPASREEAGKILAVMQKEISAVKQAIKDGKQPHEAYDALGDMLSEEWNRITGGGSAISALIPLGRYLKLAADNADHFGEWALSAYLAGHTAALQQAVVAHQSGTDQALELAYAMNGFADHFLTDLFSAGHLRVPRKQLAAVVTPGELGSLISRFMHDEDSKFGLKVRNAVGDQWHAFGDKRYFDAVDADNRVQVKRAVQASADEIFETFISGVAPAPASFKAPLSVPDLNAVQNPANNFSPLFKMEGDKVLRRKDVNDLNDKRWTKDWWGWSTYLLLKDYKPNNPQS from the coding sequence ATGTCAGGTCTTGAATACGCCGCACCGGCACAAAAGCCCCCTACCCTGCGCTTCGAAGGCGCAGAACACGGCGCCATCGGCGACGATACGCTGTTGCGTTTTGCCAAGGACGCCGCAGCGATGCCTGCACGCGAAGTGCAGCTGCATTTGCCTAACGGACTGGCGCTGACCTATGGCCAAGTGATTGCCCTGGGTGGCGACTTCTATGGGATTCCCGGCCAACCTATCAGCGATGGCGCCTCCCCTGCCGACCGTGCACAACGCTTCATCGCAGCCTTTAATTCACTGGCAGTCCTGCCTGCTTCGCGGGAAGAAGCCGGCAAGATCCTGGCGGTGATGCAAAAAGAGATCAGCGCGGTAAAACAGGCGATAAAGGACGGCAAGCAACCCCATGAAGCCTATGACGCCCTGGGTGATATGTTGTCCGAGGAGTGGAACCGTATCACCGGTGGCGGCAGCGCCATCTCTGCCCTGATCCCACTGGGACGCTACCTGAAACTGGCGGCGGACAATGCCGACCATTTTGGCGAATGGGCATTGTCGGCCTACCTGGCCGGGCATACGGCGGCACTGCAACAAGCAGTGGTTGCGCATCAGAGCGGCACCGACCAGGCGTTGGAATTGGCGTACGCCATGAACGGCTTTGCCGACCACTTCCTCACCGACCTGTTTTCCGCCGGCCACCTGCGCGTCCCACGCAAGCAACTGGCGGCGGTGGTCACGCCTGGAGAGCTGGGATCGCTGATCAGCCGCTTCATGCATGACGAAGACAGCAAGTTCGGCCTCAAGGTGCGTAATGCCGTGGGGGATCAGTGGCACGCGTTTGGGGATAAACGCTATTTCGACGCTGTTGATGCGGACAATCGGGTGCAGGTCAAACGTGCGGTGCAGGCTTCGGCGGATGAAATTTTCGAGACGTTCATCAGCGGTGTCGCGCCCGCTCCGGCCAGCTTCAAGGCGCCGTTGTCTGTTCCGGATCTGAACGCTGTGCAGAACCCGGCCAATAACTTCTCGCCGTTGTTCAAGATGGAAGGGGACAAGGTACTGCGCCGTAAAGATGTGAATGACCTGAACGACAAGCGGTGGACGAAGGATTGGTGGGGGTGGAGTACGTATTTGTTGCTCAAGGATTACAAGCCGAATAACCCGCAGTCTTGA